The Festucalex cinctus isolate MCC-2025b chromosome 6, RoL_Fcin_1.0, whole genome shotgun sequence genomic sequence CAAACGGACGAGTCGTCAGGGCGCGTTCGTGGCAGTCTACCTGTCGAACGTGATGCCCTTGCCGACCAGAAGCAGCGGCGCCTCGGCACCGTCGTGCGAGCCGTTGTAGTGCAGCTCCAGGAAGACAGGGGGCTCCTCTGAGCCTTTGGACACGCTGAGGAACGCACCCATCCCTTGCTCCTCGATCCATGCCTGGGCTCTGAGGGTAGGAAATTTAATGCAGAACAGTTATTAAAATTGACATACTTTGACGATCCAACAACATAACTGGCATATGTCATTCTTACCCCCtgtgaattctgcctagcaacaagcggTCAGGCCAACATAATGTTGGCTTGACCACAAACGACTTTTTATAGAACTTTtaaggccaataggatatccaTTTTAAGAAATCTAAATATGAACAATGTTTTAAGTTTGAaattttgtgttattcatattaataatatttatttataaatgtattttgaaaatgcaaaaataggggaaaaaagcaaaaaaataataaaagcgcTGTCTACAGCACTACAGTACTTTAATTATATTCCTGTACACgttttttaaacagtaaaaaaaataaacagtttgtgaattattattttgtctgtGTATTTGTGAGGagtcaataaaatacatgccTAATAAATACATGCAGAGGCAATAACACTTGCTCAATTGCTTGCATTTTTTCACTATCCCATCAaatattgcatttaaaaaattatttgtatttttatttattatttattttcatttttcaaatgaaagtCATCCATgtctactattaaaaaaaagtaatcagcAATAAATATCATACCTCTTATGGACTACAACCCGGTCGCCATACTGCCCCAGCCGCTCTTCAATGGTCTTAGCGAAAGCGGTGGGAGTGATGTGATTGGCTGGGGCTTCCATGAGGAGGCGGGCTAGGTTTTGGCCTTCGGCATACAGCACTCCTTTCTCCCACGCTGCCACTTTGGCACTAAATGTAGCCATAGACACATCCAGATAGTGCCAATTACCAAATGCCGTAGCAGTGTTTAAAGTTGTTGACTTGAGCTACCATATGAAGAAATCCTGCAGTATTAAATAAATGACACTCTTGGTCGTACCTGGCATGAGGCTGGACAGTCactttgggcttttttttggaTTTCAGCTGGTCGTACTGAAACAGGCCCAGTAAGGCGCCCTCCGCTGCCGCTTGGGGGTCGCCGCAGTCGTCCACTTCCACGTAGTTCACCTCCAGGTCCTGAAGAACCCTGCAGCCGGTTGACACCGCCTGGCGGATGCTCTCCTTGGCGGAATCCCAGTTCTCCGCCGTGCACACGCCTGCCGTAACATCATCCAGGCCGACCACGGCAACACAGGGGAAGTCCTGGatgacaaacaaccaataaATGATGACTTTCTTTGCTGTTAAAAGCCTGTTTTTTATTCTATACACATGCAATTCCCCACCTTGTGTACTCCATAGAATACTCTGCTTTTGCCCTTTTTGAGAGACGGTCCAGAACTGCAAACACATAAAGTAAGACGCAGCAATTAATGACTACATAATGTTGGGACTAAGGGTGATTATTTCattgaatgtaaaaaataaacacgGACATTTTCAGTAATTCGGACAGCTTTCCAGACACTTTGCGGTCAAAACCTTCTGCTGCCTCCGTCAAATGAAGACTGCCTTCCTCTCCCTTTTTCTCGAAAACCCCCAGCACCAAACCCTGAAGAagggaaaaacatttaaatgtattaaaagcTGTCGTTATTGTAAATAGGACAAAAATTAACCCTTTCTGAAATGCTCCGAGGCTGTCACCCACTTTTCTTTCCATCTGGAGACTTTTCGAGGAACAAAATGTCCGACAGCAGTTGGTCCGTGAGAGTGACAGCACGGCAGCTCTCCTCATAAGGAACATATTCGATATCTCGTTATCATGCGTGGGGACAAGGTACAAAACTATAACAATGCGCGGCGTCAAAGGTCGCACACATAAGCCGGAAAGAGACCAGCACAGAGGAAGGCGCTTGGCAGGTGACGTCATCAACCCGCGACTCTGGCAACCaccaaaaattatttaaaataaatacataaatacatatataaataaataaatcccgcgTAATAATGACTAAAATTTAAATAggttaaatataaaatacatgatgaatttattattaatttataagcAACCCAGTACTGTACAggactttatttttgtgtttttacattttaatttttaacagttgtaccccaacgtggtggtaataataataataataataataataataataataataataataataataataataataataataataataataattttctttaaaatgcaTACACACCTGCTGAAGAGAAAATGCTACAAAAGGGTTGACATTCCTACCCCAAAACTCAGGAAATTCATGGTAGAGGTGGTAAGCACTCGTACTGCCAGTGCAATTAAGATACAGTAATAATACAATCCTATTTTGAAGTACTTGAACAGTTATTTAACTGCAAAATATACGCTTCCTTGGCTATTTAAACTAGTAACCCAcgatctaaaaataaataaataaataaatcaatggaCATCTTTTATCTGATGAAGAATAACCTCAATAAATAATAGACACATATACTGTACACCTACAAAACAAATGTCCTTTACAACATCAATATCTGAACAATATGCAAAACAAGATAAAAAGTGCTTTTATATGTTTTCTTTCCTATGTTATCTCCTGGAAATCTGTGATCATAAGCATTTATATTGGCCATCGTTTATGTTGTAGTCTTCAGATCCTAAGTGTGATACTTTCACAGTCCATCTCTACAAACTACAGAGGAAATCACATCCAATTCTCGTGTAAAGCCATTTCTACTTGGCAAATTTCCAGAATGCAAACTACGACTGGCACCATCTTTACTGTAACTGTCAGTAGAGCAAGTCCAGAGAGGAGATGGTTGGCTGCTCGGGCATCTTGACCTCTGCTTTAGGCAGCTTGATTCGGCTCATGGCGACCACTCCGCACACGGCCAGGTGAGTGGTCGCGCTGGCCACGCTAAGCCAGAAAGACCAGTCAAGCGCATCGTCCAGGACAACCAAAGCGAAGAGGTTCTCCCGGTAGTTGACCACGCGCTCGGTGAGGCTGTGATGCCTCACGGCTGCCAGGAAGCAGACGGCGGCCAGGGTGCAGAAAGCAGCTGGAGACACAACAGGGGGAAACATTTTAGTCATACAATAGGGATGaacgattttgaaaaataattttattgctGTTTGTGGGCTAAGAATTCTACCTGGCAACAAGTGACTATGCAAAACAGTCACATGACAAGGTAAAGCAACACCAGAATCACGTACCGGCAATGACATTCCATAGGTAGAGTCCTTTGTGACCTTTGATGCTTTGGTAGGGGACCTTGCGTGCGTTGTAAATGCTGAAGGACAGACTGACCAGCGCGAAGAACATGGCCGCCAGCAGGAAGAGGATCACCATCACGTGTAGGCCGCCGTTCAATGTATGCACCAGCTTTGGGAAGACTACAGTACACGCACGCCACATTGGGTTATTATAGGCTACCTTCATTTTAAagaagcctactagaacagcaaGTTTATTTGGTGTTAGTAAGAGGcattttaaatggtggcaggtgtgtgcttCCTCTGAATACAGCTACATCCCCTATTTATGAGAGGGTGTGCATACTTGAGCCACttgattatatatattttttatttattattccttATCCACTTGAAaatactttattttgttttacaattgagttgtacaggttataggtcacattaattgCGGGGTTGGAAGATttcttgatttcaattttttttttttttttgtatctcaaACTCTggtatttgaacaggggtgtgtagactttttaaatcTATTGAACAGTAGCTAAATTGGGAGACCAAATTATTAGAAACAGCtctgtcactatcgaatcttttttattttttttattgtataagTTCAGTCATTTAACCATTTACAAttctatcgattattccatcGACTAAAAATAGGATAACATTTCTTTTTGGATTAAAGTGTCCccaattaatttttattaaccAGCTAATCTAGTGTATTTGGTAtcgtttaacctttttttttaaacgtattcagttactggttctgtcatatttcaaagtaaaagcatttttttaaatgtcttattttgaatatTCGTGAATGATTACAGAAATCACAATAATTACTATAAGAGGCTGAAATTAGAGAACTCAAACAATTTTAAGTTAAACAATGGCTCTAAACGATTACTCGACTGTTAAAACAGTTGTTGATTATTCAATTAATTGTAGATCAATCCTCCTCATCTACGAATAAACTGACTGACCCACGTGAGTCAAATTAGGCTTCAAAGTTTGCCACACATGCAACCCTGCTTTGACGCCTTACTGTGGATTTTGGAGCGCCTGGTCCCAAGCCCGCACTTCTTGGTCTTCCCTCCGCGGAACAGACCATAGTAGACGTCCCCGGTGAACAACTCCAGCTCCGGGTGGGACGCGTTGACGATGTCGACGCCGGTTTTGCACAGGATGCGCCCGGTAACCCAGCGCTCCGTGGACAGGGCTACCAGCAGGAGGGCCACGGATCCGACGCAGAGCACCGAGGCCGCCGAGAAGCTTATCCGTTTCCACAGCGATGGCATCCTACCATGACTAGCCCCGCGTGTTGCCCCAGGAGAGGGAACGCCGCACCGGGCAGCAACCGCAGCCGAGCGCCGCCGGCCACCTCCTGCATCAGTTTATCCGGCGGGCTGAATTAGAAAAAGGAATAGTTGTCATAAAATGAGAGGTGTTGGCGCGCTTGTAACTAGGGAAGGAGAAACCGAATCTATGGCGGTCAAAGGGATCCCTTTCTGGGAGGAAATTCTATCCTGCCTGCCCCGTTGCTCTTCAGCAGGAGCAATAAATAGCAAATTGCCTTTGGGAGGTGACCTTTAGGCATGGCGCTGATATAAAAAACATCCACGCATGGGTAATTGTGTTCATTCAAATCCCAAAGGTTAAGtgcattatttgtttttttcccaccactCCATTTAGAAGATTTATACACGCAAATTGCTCTAGTGTGCATATAGGGGCCATATTTAATTGTTAATTGCATAGCAATGTAAAGCATAGattaatctatctatctatctatctatctatctatctatctatctatctatctatctatctatctatctatctatctatctatctatctatctatctatctatctatcgctcTATCgctccctcgctctctctctcaccatttacgttttattgtaaataataaaattttaagagtgtaaaatatttttacaaccacattaaacattttttctttaaattcacTTATCTCGTTGATTAGTTGGTTAATTGATTTGCtccaaataattaaataataaaaaggtgtaaaataaaatattttatgttaatgttgaacattttttattcCTTTGATTACAACTTCACAAGTTAGAAATGAGAATGAATTATTTGACTTTATCATAATACATAATAGTTAcatattttacacacacacacacacacacacacacacacacacacacacacacacacacacacattacattacgttttttttctttttttcttaatccTCCACCCCTGCTCTACAATATAAGGGACAAATATTTCATAGGGAAAAAACATAATATATTACATAGAGAAAGTTATTGTTTTGATGagattgacaaaataaaagtgctatgaatcgttttaaaaataaccattttaaaagcattaatttattttttaatttagtatatatattttatttcatattaattCTATAAAATATTAAGCATggtaatggatagatggatggtaaCGTTCTTTCTTTACAATCATATtggaaggactttttttttttttttttaattcagtgtgccattaaacaaaacaatttttatttttttatcattcaCAGATACgtactttaattaaaaaataccttattgaaaacaaacaactaaaaaataaagtaaagctGTATAGTTTAAAAGATATATACTTTCGATAATGTACTCGATAACCTTGTGCGTGATGACGTCACGCAGTGACGCACGACGTCAGTCTCCCAGGCTGTCGCTGAAAAGATGGCGGACTCGCAGTCGACGGGTCTGGCGGATGATGCCGAGAAGGAGGACAGGGAGATCGGCGGGAGGACGCCGAGGATAGGAAGAGCCAAGTGGAAGGATGGTGGTACGGATAGCCTGCGATTCAGCGACAAAAATGGCAGCGGGAAGGGGAAGAAACGCAACCTGTCAGGTGGGAAAGCTAGTCCGGTTAGGGGCTACTGAGAGATAGCCTCGGGTTTGACAGCCGGAGGGTCTGTTGTTGTCGCGCGAGATGAGGTGGTGACCGAGAGGGAGTGAGCCCGACTGTACTGCACGGTTAGCGGGCAACGTCCTTTAGAAATGTGGACCCAAATCTTTTATCGTCATAATTAGCatcaaaagttacaatatttgtgtGACTACACTCAACAACATGGTACATTGACTCTGCActgcattgattaaaaaaaacatcagagaTGTATTTTTTGCCCAGTCTGTCTACCGATTgtgcaatgtaaaaaaaaaaaaaaaaaaatgcaatcttGTAATTAAGTTGACTCCATGGTGGTGCATGATGTGTCTGTGCAGATCTGTCGTTAGTCAGGTTCGTAACCACGGAGCTGACCAGGGGCTACTTCCTGGAGCACAACGAGGCCAAATACACTGAGCGCAGGGAGAAGGTCTATACCTGCCTTCGCATCCCCAAGGAGCTGGAGAAGGTGAGCCAAAACTTTGTTTGAGTGCATGCAACTTTACTCACcgaccacacaaaaaaatccttTCGTTTCCACAAAGGCAAATAACTGTGCTACACAATCGTTTATCAAtatctttgtgtttttgttatagTTGATGACATTTGGCTTCTTCCTTTGTCTGGATGCCTTCCTCTACGTCTTCACGTTATTGCCCCTCAGAGTGCTGCTGGCCCTTCTGCAGCTTCTCACACTGCCATGCTGCGGTCttgggtaagaaaaaaaaataaaaatcatcaataTGGTCATTCTTGAGCCTTGGAGTATTTTTTATAAAAGCATACTAAGACATCTTGTTAAAAAGAACACAGATGGATGATATGGtaaaatgatgtaattaaacataaaacattgTGGCGGCATGTTCTTACATAGCTCCCAAGTTTGTCCACCCCTTTTCTTAAAGTCACTGtaaagagaaagaaaataaatcttGTAAATTTGACACGACACAGAGGAAAGTGTTGTTGACAACGCTGCCAAATTTGAATCACTAAATGACTCACCAGTATATAAAATTAGGCATCATGAAAAATCAACCTTTCTTCCGGCTCTGAAATGCTGTGGGACGCGTTCGTTGAATGTGCTGAAACCATACGCTGTCAGTCAATTACACGTTTTGCTTACACTAACACATAAAGTCTAggactgggtatcgattcagattccTAAAATCGATTAGATTCGATTCAGAAAGGCCCAATTcaattcgttatttgaaggaaaaacactcccatagtcgatgctaacttctcATTGGCATTTGCGAACTTCCTGGTAACGcgaggctagcgatgttttaaaaactaatCGTGCaaaacatacgctacacacttgctagttgctaatcgtacgcaagcaaaatggtgcatttagGGTACTTTCCAACAGTCAGGATCCGtccccccccacccgaaggcggagggaggctaccctctcgtccaccggggtaaaccccaacgtacaggcgccgagccgggtgggcaataagtatgcccacacctgctctgcgcctcacaccgtgggcaactccagagtggaagagagtccagcccctctcaagaggactggtaccagagcccaagccgtgtgtggaggcgagtccgactgtctagtcggaacttctcggcctcgcacaccagctcgggctccttccctgccagagaggtgacattccatgtcccaagagccagcttctgtagccggggatcggtccgccaaggtctcctcccttggctgccacccagcctgcactgcacccgacccctttggcccctcccaccggtggtgagcccgtgggaagatgTGCTATGCATCTAAATCAAATTTCCAAATTATCTTTTCTGGTTCTAAGTGTGCCTACATGATCAGCTGCaatatgttatttattattaactcatttgctcccaaaaacgtataaatacgttctattttaaatttattaagtgTGCCGAAGAcagatttacatgtttttttttgttttttttgttttttttgcctctcaactgcagagaatgggtgaaaaatgatagcaattacaaaaacggccagcagatggcagcagagtatatgagatcaaccagagccatgttgcaacaagttgtTTCCCTACAATTCTAagcacatttgtgaataatgatgaaacttagctatattccaatgctaattgctgcaaaacggaaatagatagaaatacactttttttttttttcctgatgaaaaaagagcctctaatctttctttaggtagggtccatgtttttatagccatagaacacaatattctgtgggccttctgggggttgcttcagtgaaatggCTGcaggtgaatgagttaa encodes the following:
- the clrn2 gene encoding clarin-2; the protein is MPSLWKRISFSAASVLCVGSVALLLVALSTERWVTGRILCKTGVDIVNASHPELELFTGDVYYGLFRGGKTKKCGLGTRRSKIHIFPKLVHTLNGGLHVMVILFLLAAMFFALVSLSFSIYNARKVPYQSIKGHKGLYLWNVIAAAFCTLAAVCFLAAVRHHSLTERVVNYRENLFALVVLDDALDWSFWLSVASATTHLAVCGVVAMSRIKLPKAEVKMPEQPTISSLDLLY
- the lap3 gene encoding cytosol aminopeptidase isoform X1 gives rise to the protein MFLMRRAAVLSLSRTNCCRTFCSSKSLQMERKGLVLGVFEKKGEEGSLHLTEAAEGFDRKVSGKLSELLKISGPSLKKGKSRVFYGVHKDFPCVAVVGLDDVTAGVCTAENWDSAKESIRQAVSTGCRVLQDLEVNYVEVDDCGDPQAAAEGALLGLFQYDQLKSKKKPKVTVQPHASAKVAAWEKGVLYAEGQNLARLLMEAPANHITPTAFAKTIEERLGQYGDRVVVHKRAQAWIEEQGMGAFLSVSKGSEEPPVFLELHYNGSHDGAEAPLLLVGKGITFDSGGISLKPSASMDMMRADMGGAATVCAAVVTAAALKLPINIIGLAPLCENMPSGKATKPGDVVTAKNGKTIQVDNTDAEGRLILADALCYAHTFNPRAVVNVATLTGAMDVALGSAATGVFTNSDWLWEQLHKASIGTGDRVWRMPLFQHYTKQVTDSQLADLNNIGKYSRSGGACTAAAFLREFVTSPHWAHLDIAGVMSNKDEIPYLKKGMSGRPTRTLVEFAAALAHNK
- the lap3 gene encoding cytosol aminopeptidase isoform X2, whose product is MFLMRRAAVLSLSRTNCCRTFCSSKSLQMERKGLVLGVFEKKGEEGSLHLTEAAEGFDRKVSGKLSELLKISGPSLKKGKSRVFYGVHKDFPCVAVVGLDDVTAGVCTAENWDSAKESIRQAVSTGCRVLQDLEVNYVEVDDCGDPQAAAEGALLGLFQYDQLKSKKKPKVTVQPHASAKVAAWEKGVLYAEGQNLARLLMEAPANHITPTAFAKTIEERLGQYGDRVVVHKRAQAWIEEQGMGAFLSVSKGSEEPPVFLELHYNGSHDGAEAPLLLVGKGITFDSGGISLKPSASMDMMRADMGGAATVCAAVVTAAALKLPINIIGLAPLCENMPSGKATKPGDVVTAKNGKTIQVDNTDAEGRLILADALCYAHTFNPRAVVNVATLTGAMDVALGSAATGVFTNSDWLWEQLHKASIGTGDRVWRMPLFQHYTKQVTDSQLADLNNIGREARARRRRS